From the genome of Ralstonia pickettii, one region includes:
- a CDS encoding CinA family protein, which produces MAESRALAQLAELVADTLNKRSLMMASAESCTGGLVSAAITDVSGSSAWFERGFVVYSNEAKSQMLGVPAALIREHGAVSEPVAHAMAEGAVLNSRAQVAVAITGVAGPTGGTPDKPVGMVCFGWSNRLQTRVETRHFKGDRKQVRLQAAEHALRGLLDFLDSAES; this is translated from the coding sequence ATGGCTGAATCCCGCGCGCTGGCCCAACTGGCCGAACTGGTGGCTGACACGTTGAACAAGCGCAGCCTGATGATGGCGTCCGCCGAGTCGTGCACAGGCGGCCTGGTGTCTGCCGCCATCACCGATGTATCAGGCTCGTCCGCGTGGTTCGAGCGCGGCTTCGTCGTCTACTCCAACGAAGCGAAATCGCAGATGTTGGGCGTGCCGGCAGCGCTGATCCGCGAACATGGCGCCGTGAGCGAGCCGGTGGCGCATGCCATGGCCGAGGGCGCCGTGCTCAACAGCCGCGCGCAGGTGGCGGTGGCGATTACCGGCGTAGCGGGCCCGACCGGCGGCACGCCTGACAAGCCCGTCGGCATGGTCTGCTTCGGCTGGAGCAACCGGCTGCAGACGCGCGTGGAAACGCGCCACTTCAAGGGTGACCGCAAGCAGGTTCGCCTGCAGGCAGCGGAGCACGCGCTGCGCGGCCTGCTCGACTTCCTCGACTCGGCGGAGTCCTGA
- a CDS encoding phosphatidylglycerophosphatase A family protein yields the protein MMSSAPFPPSNPPGQPETVVLEAGQTMQVRRPTARFMFGHPARILALGFGSGLSPILPGTVGTLYAWLIYVVFARWISGPTWLLIAAVGFVIGIWACARTARDLGVADHGAMVWDEMVAFWIVLAFVTPTTLGGQFAAFLWFRFFDMVKPAPIRYYDRTLKGFGLRGGYGVMVDDILAAFYTLLVFALWRSF from the coding sequence ATGATGTCTTCCGCCCCCTTCCCACCCTCCAATCCACCGGGCCAGCCTGAAACTGTCGTTCTGGAAGCGGGCCAGACCATGCAGGTGCGGCGCCCTACGGCGCGCTTCATGTTCGGCCATCCGGCACGCATCCTGGCGCTGGGCTTCGGCTCGGGCTTATCGCCCATCCTGCCGGGTACGGTCGGTACGCTGTACGCTTGGCTGATCTACGTGGTGTTTGCGCGCTGGATTTCGGGACCGACTTGGCTGCTGATCGCGGCGGTTGGCTTCGTGATCGGCATCTGGGCATGCGCCCGCACCGCACGCGATCTGGGTGTGGCCGATCACGGCGCCATGGTGTGGGACGAGATGGTCGCGTTCTGGATCGTGCTGGCTTTCGTCACGCCGACCACGTTGGGCGGGCAGTTTGCCGCGTTCCTCTGGTTCCGCTTCTTCGACATGGTCAAGCCGGCACCCATCCGCTATTACGATCGCACGCTTAAGGGCTTTGGCCTGCGCGGCGGCTATGGCGTGATGGTCGATGACATTCTCGCGGCGTTCTACACGCTGCTCGTGTTTGCGCTGTGGCGCTCGTTTTGA
- a CDS encoding metal transporter, whose product MTTHPHGPVAGTHREETGKDPDRKVEKERDDTHQHETTRRDHDRDRRHEHDHEHQPEHDHGDRRRPDHPSEI is encoded by the coding sequence ATGACCACGCATCCGCACGGCCCCGTTGCCGGTACGCACCGGGAAGAGACTGGCAAGGACCCGGACCGCAAGGTCGAGAAAGAGCGCGACGACACCCACCAGCACGAGACGACGCGCCGCGATCACGATCGCGACCGTCGGCACGAGCACGACCACGAGCACCAGCCGGAACACGATCACGGAGATCGTCGCCGGCCCGACCATCCCAGCGAGATCTAG